A window from Enterocloster bolteae encodes these proteins:
- a CDS encoding Fur family transcriptional regulator, which yields MSERGRYKTKQQDLILECLKKQKWRFLTVSQFMDCLREKGVVVGQTTVYRVLERMVDDGKMMKLPMEDGTKVRYCFAGEEDWDKLGKLVCMGCGRLIPLECSKMADFLEHIYKEHGFELDQKHTILYGYCECCNNKRSVPKIGL from the coding sequence ATGTCTGAACGAGGCAGATACAAGACGAAGCAACAAGATCTCATATTAGAGTGTCTGAAAAAACAAAAGTGGCGTTTTCTCACAGTGAGCCAATTCATGGACTGTCTTAGGGAGAAGGGAGTGGTCGTTGGGCAGACAACTGTATACCGGGTATTGGAACGCATGGTCGATGATGGAAAGATGATGAAGCTTCCGATGGAGGATGGTACCAAAGTACGTTATTGTTTTGCGGGTGAAGAAGATTGGGACAAGCTGGGGAAATTGGTATGTATGGGATGCGGTCGTCTTATTCCACTTGAATGTTCTAAAATGGCAGATTTTTTGGAACATATTTATAAGGAACATGGCTTCGAATTGGATCAGAAACACACAATCTTGTATGGCTATTGTGAATGCTGTAACAATAAGAGGTCTGTCCCGAAGATTGGTCTGTGA
- a CDS encoding non-ribosomal peptide synthetase — protein sequence MNHVENMKIILELFKNKGITLFMDGEKLKYRASHGINHDDILLLKENKEALIQYFKEHAEDIRIISAPEDMYKPFALTDVQAAYALGRKDTFEYGGVACHVYMELTYSELHVDKVQAAWQRLIARHEMLRAIVNENGTQQVLPEVNEFKIQEYDLLHISEAGKALEKIRNRMGNAIYELGSWPMFEIAVSHTDKESILHFSMEFLIADWKSIWMLLYEFETLYFTPEQLLPEVGVTFRDYLIAERKLKETEQYKVDKEYWLNRIESLPKAPELPILRNPIKNRSDFSRYFMEIDQEKWNRLKRYSNHFGITPTAVVLTAYAEVMERWSQTSEFCINLTVLNRAPIHQKVEEIVGDFTSVSLLETRMEKSKPFIEKAREISGQLFEDLDHRLFNGVEVIREISRKKGREHALMPIVFTSAIGLSDKKLQGEFHGNGISQTPQVFIDCQVMDGEYGLQADWDVRNGVFPDGLIKDMFETFRSRLLELAETDVNWTKVSELELPSWQLERIAGINSTEKEISPQMLYDEFLEQVKKQPAKTAVIDSADKFTYLELHHMALGIADRLSEMGIKPGSNIAVLLPKSRFQVAAVLGILYTSCIYVPVDIEQPEQRWNTIVANADIKAVLIHSGHSAVFEHVPVLPVDQIEAISNDSMILRGTPDDLAYIIFTSGTTGVPKGVAITHKAAWNIIKDINQKFFVSSQDSVLGLSKLNFDLSVYDIFGLLSCGGTLVYPKLSRYMDPSHWVELIQEYEITIWNSVPAFMQILTGYFAGKNEKLPLRIVLLSGDWIPVGMPGDIQKCAGDAMVISLGGATEASIWSIYHECVDNEIREVSIPYGKPLSNQGFSIYDAKGRPCPVYVTGELCIWGTGLAEGYYNDHKLTEAKFVTGRENGRMYKTGDNGCYLPNGEIEFKGRNDNQIKLRGHRIELGEIQSTLEQHKSVSQAMVVLNEVKTDIYAFVKTVQGNVKNSDLKQYLEAYLPKYMIPADIISVEEFPLTANGKIDRDKIKKLIIKQENAEGKELREENPDELQNKLIELWNSVVPQSAVGVFDNFYDLGADSLILAQMATKVREQISKDIAFDALLRELIYNPTIQKLSEFIRNNTETEVEEKKMEDTNSELVFVREYGGDLEKGLSIIFHGALGSFNRFDYLADSLIASKGEKVIGIGIKDTNKYCSIPSTNLIWMLSDIYSQIICSYQVKAVSLIGYCFGGVIALETANRLNENSITVKSLSILDSLLLPPSFKVEDELLMEMMFLDNIPVSYADIEMPNPALYEQIIVQESMKKGVINKGFLTSISGTTEREQLGNFFRELATMQKEERFGLYAVQCKKNTNVEMPMELIKSLYQVCVATFEAMHYEICPYLGTINYFFAPEGEVGFKKMVLETWEGLALGAFNVIETPGNHYTCVEQKENAEYLAGSLCDLKE from the coding sequence ATGAATCATGTTGAGAACATGAAAATAATTTTAGAGTTATTTAAAAATAAGGGAATCACCCTATTTATGGATGGAGAAAAATTAAAGTACAGAGCCTCTCATGGAATAAATCATGATGATATTTTGTTGCTGAAAGAGAATAAAGAAGCTTTGATTCAGTATTTCAAAGAGCACGCTGAGGATATAAGAATCATATCTGCCCCAGAGGATATGTACAAACCATTTGCGCTTACAGATGTACAGGCTGCCTATGCATTGGGAAGAAAAGATACTTTTGAATATGGTGGGGTAGCATGCCATGTTTATATGGAATTAACATATAGTGAGTTACATGTGGATAAGGTACAGGCAGCATGGCAGCGTTTGATTGCCAGACATGAGATGCTGAGAGCCATTGTTAATGAAAATGGAACACAGCAGGTATTACCGGAAGTAAATGAATTTAAAATACAGGAGTATGATCTTTTACATATTTCTGAGGCTGGTAAGGCTCTCGAAAAAATTAGAAATCGTATGGGAAATGCTATATATGAACTTGGAAGCTGGCCCATGTTTGAAATTGCAGTGAGCCATACAGATAAGGAATCCATTCTTCACTTTTCAATGGAATTTTTAATTGCAGATTGGAAAAGTATTTGGATGCTATTATACGAGTTTGAAACACTTTATTTCACACCGGAACAATTGTTGCCTGAAGTGGGAGTGACATTCAGGGACTATTTGATAGCCGAGAGAAAATTGAAAGAAACAGAACAGTATAAGGTTGATAAGGAGTACTGGTTAAATAGAATAGAAAGTTTGCCAAAGGCTCCGGAGCTTCCGATACTTAGAAATCCAATTAAAAACAGGAGTGATTTTTCAAGATATTTTATGGAGATTGATCAGGAAAAATGGAATAGATTAAAAAGATACTCCAATCATTTTGGAATAACGCCAACGGCAGTGGTATTGACAGCTTATGCAGAAGTAATGGAACGGTGGAGTCAGACATCAGAATTTTGTATTAATCTCACCGTTCTCAACAGAGCGCCCATTCACCAGAAGGTAGAGGAAATTGTTGGAGATTTTACATCTGTAAGCCTTTTGGAAACACGTATGGAAAAATCGAAGCCTTTTATTGAAAAGGCCCGAGAGATATCAGGCCAATTGTTTGAAGATTTGGATCATCGTTTGTTTAATGGTGTTGAGGTCATCAGGGAAATATCGAGGAAAAAAGGAAGGGAACATGCCTTAATGCCAATTGTTTTTACCAGCGCTATTGGCCTTTCTGATAAGAAGCTGCAAGGTGAGTTTCACGGAAATGGAATTAGCCAGACACCACAAGTATTCATAGACTGCCAGGTCATGGACGGAGAATATGGATTACAGGCGGATTGGGATGTTAGAAACGGTGTATTTCCTGATGGGTTGATTAAGGATATGTTTGAAACCTTCCGTAGCAGGCTTTTGGAGTTGGCAGAAACTGATGTGAACTGGACAAAGGTTTCTGAACTGGAACTGCCTTCATGGCAGCTGGAGCGGATAGCCGGCATAAACAGTACTGAAAAAGAGATATCTCCTCAAATGCTGTATGACGAGTTCCTGGAACAGGTTAAGAAGCAACCTGCAAAAACAGCAGTGATTGATTCTGCAGATAAATTTACATATTTGGAACTTCATCATATGGCGTTAGGGATTGCGGACCGCCTGAGTGAAATGGGGATTAAACCAGGCAGCAATATTGCAGTTTTGCTCCCCAAAAGTCGATTTCAGGTAGCTGCGGTATTAGGTATTTTATATACTTCTTGCATTTATGTGCCTGTTGACATAGAGCAGCCGGAACAGCGTTGGAACACAATCGTAGCCAATGCTGATATAAAAGCAGTTCTTATTCATTCGGGTCATAGTGCAGTTTTTGAACATGTGCCGGTGTTACCGGTTGACCAGATCGAGGCAATAAGTAATGACAGTATGATATTGCGAGGAACCCCCGATGATTTGGCATATATTATTTTTACTTCAGGAACTACTGGTGTTCCTAAAGGTGTGGCTATCACACATAAAGCTGCTTGGAATATAATTAAAGATATTAACCAGAAATTTTTCGTCAGTAGTCAGGATTCAGTGTTAGGGCTGTCAAAACTTAATTTTGATTTGTCGGTCTATGATATTTTTGGATTATTATCATGCGGAGGAACCTTGGTTTATCCAAAACTCTCAAGATACATGGACCCGTCTCATTGGGTAGAGCTTATACAGGAATATGAAATCACCATCTGGAATTCCGTACCCGCGTTTATGCAGATTTTAACCGGTTATTTTGCCGGTAAGAATGAGAAGCTGCCACTTCGCATCGTGCTGTTATCAGGAGACTGGATTCCGGTAGGCATGCCTGGGGATATACAAAAATGTGCTGGTGATGCCATGGTTATCAGCTTAGGCGGTGCAACGGAAGCCTCTATCTGGTCCATATATCATGAATGTGTTGATAATGAGATACGTGAGGTGAGTATACCTTATGGCAAACCTCTATCGAATCAGGGATTCTCTATTTATGATGCAAAAGGACGCCCATGCCCGGTATACGTGACAGGAGAACTTTGTATTTGGGGAACAGGTCTTGCCGAAGGGTATTATAATGACCATAAGCTGACAGAGGCAAAGTTTGTTACGGGCAGAGAAAATGGCAGAATGTATAAAACAGGGGATAATGGCTGTTATCTGCCTAATGGTGAGATTGAGTTTAAGGGGCGAAATGATAATCAGATAAAGCTGAGAGGACACCGTATTGAATTAGGAGAGATCCAGTCTACTCTGGAACAGCATAAATCTGTTTCACAGGCTATGGTGGTGCTGAATGAGGTAAAAACGGATATTTATGCTTTTGTAAAGACTGTTCAAGGGAATGTGAAGAATTCTGATTTAAAACAATATTTAGAAGCGTATTTACCAAAGTATATGATTCCTGCGGATATTATTTCGGTAGAAGAGTTTCCGCTGACTGCCAATGGGAAAATAGACCGGGATAAAATTAAAAAGTTAATCATTAAACAGGAAAACGCAGAAGGAAAAGAACTGCGGGAAGAAAATCCTGATGAACTACAGAATAAACTGATAGAGCTTTGGAACAGCGTTGTTCCCCAAAGCGCAGTTGGGGTATTTGACAATTTCTATGACTTGGGAGCGGATTCACTAATACTCGCCCAGATGGCTACAAAAGTTAGAGAACAAATTTCTAAGGATATTGCCTTTGACGCTTTACTGAGAGAACTGATTTATAATCCGACCATTCAAAAACTGTCGGAGTTCATTAGGAATAATACAGAAACGGAAGTCGAAGAGAAGAAAATGGAGGACACAAACTCTGAACTTGTATTTGTGAGGGAATATGGCGGAGATCTGGAGAAAGGACTTAGTATAATATTCCATGGTGCTTTAGGTTCATTTAATCGTTTCGACTATCTTGCAGATTCTTTAATTGCAAGTAAGGGAGAAAAAGTGATTGGGATAGGTATTAAAGATACGAATAAGTATTGTTCAATACCGTCAACTAATTTGATTTGGATGTTATCAGATATATATTCCCAAATAATCTGTAGTTATCAGGTAAAGGCCGTAAGTTTGATAGGGTATTGTTTCGGTGGTGTTATAGCATTAGAGACGGCAAACCGCCTTAATGAAAATTCGATAACCGTGAAGTCACTCTCAATATTAGACAGCCTTTTATTGCCTCCTTCATTTAAGGTAGAAGATGAACTGCTAATGGAAATGATGTTTTTGGACAATATCCCAGTTTCTTACGCAGATATTGAGATGCCGAATCCTGCGCTGTACGAGCAGATTATAGTCCAGGAATCAATGAAAAAAGGAGTAATTAATAAGGGCTTTCTGACAAGTATATCTGGAACAACCGAACGGGAGCAGTTAGGTAACTTTTTCAGAGAATTGGCAACGATGCAGAAAGAAGAACGGTTCGGATTATACGCAGTACAGTGTAAAAAGAATACGAATGTAGAGATGCCGATGGAGCTTATTAAGAGTTTATATCAGGTTTGCGTTGCGACATTTGAAGCCATGCATTATGAAATATGCCCGTATTTAGGTACAATAAATTATTTCTTTGCCCCGGAGGGCGAAGTGGGATTTAAGAAAATGGTGTTGGAGACATGGGAGGGATTGGCATTAGGAGCTTTTAACGTTATCGAAACCCCTGGAAACCATTATACTTGTGTGGAACAGAAAGAGAATGCAGAATATTTGGCAGGCTCATTATGTGACTTAAAAGAATGA